The Triticum urartu cultivar G1812 unplaced genomic scaffold, Tu2.1 TuUngrouped_contig_6292, whole genome shotgun sequence genome includes the window TCTGTCCGTATCTGCTCTTTGCTGTCTTCGTGGAGTAGCCTTCTTATTATTAATTCCAGATTGCTCTCACTCTAAGAGATAACCACTTCAAGCCTTCTTATTATTAATTCGTTTGGAGTAACTGTAGACTAGAATCATCAAAGTACCATCAAATTTTAATTTGTTTTATTATTCCAACTTTATCGGAGTTACCCCTTTTATCTTTGATCCATATTAATTGTCTGCAAAAAAACTGCTCCCTCGGATCCATATTAGTTGTTGCTGATTTGGTGAGGCTACATCCAAGGGAGCCAAAATGATCAGTGCTTTTTATTCGCCCATGCAGTGTTCTATCTATTGAGGTGCTCCTTTTTGTGCATTCAGTGAGGGCCATAGCCCATATGCAGGGAGGACATGCTGTATGTTTTGCGCATGATGCCATGGGTACATGCACGGAAAAGCTGCATTATTTGTCAAAACTGTAGAATCTTGATGCTTTAATAAAGTGCCCGTTGTCAGTTTTTTCTGGACAAACTGTCTTATCCCCTGCCCCACACTCACCCGCTCACACACCAACCTGTCTATTTTCCCTGCATCTGTTTCTATTTTATTGGATATTGCTTATGGAGAAATTGTTCTAGTGTTAGCCACTTTCTTATCCAGTTGCTACTGATTCCGTGTTCAGGTATTTATGTTGGAGGAAGCAAAGTGGTCCATTTTACACGAAAGAAGGAAGTTGAATCTTCGGATTCATCCAACTCCATCTCTGGCCTGATCTCACAGGCTTCATCAGAGTGCCCAACATTCCCAGACTGTGGTTTTCAGCTGGCCGATAGTGGGGTCGTACTCACCTGCTTGGATTGCTTTCTTGGCAATGGCTCCCTCTACTGCTTCGAGTACGGAGTGCCACCTGCAATTTTCCTTGCAAAATTTCGTGGGGGAACCTGCACCATTGCCCAATCAGACCCATCGGAGGTTGTGGTCCGGAGAGCTATGCACTTGCTTCAGAATGGGTTTGGCAACTACGACATGTTCGAGAAGAATTGCGAGGACTTTGCACTCTACTGCAAGACTGGACTTGTACCCGTGGATGAACCTGGCATCGGGGTGAGCGGGCAAGCATCCTCCGCCATTGGCGTGCCTCTGGCAGCTCTTCTGTCCACTCCGTTCAAGATTTTTGCTGCCGGTCCGCTTGGAATGGCCACTGTCACAGCCGGGATGTACTGTGCCGGTAGATACATCACCGACATAGGAGTGAGAA containing:
- the LOC125530407 gene encoding protein LEAD-SENSITIVE 1-like; its protein translation is MGLLSNRVERSEVRPGDHIYTWRAVYAYSHHGIYVGGSKVVHFTRKKEVESSDSSNSISGLISQASSECPTFPDCGFQLADSGVVLTCLDCFLGNGSLYCFEYGVPPAIFLAKFRGGTCTIAQSDPSEVVVRRAMHLLQNGFGNYDMFEKNCEDFALYCKTGLVPVDEPGIGVSGQASSAIGVPLAALLSTPFKIFAAGPLGMATVTAGMYCAGRYITDIGVRKDVAKVEVENLSSHLGFRRVEDAESVNRSSDKVKKLLPLKRKRER